A genome region from Hevea brasiliensis isolate MT/VB/25A 57/8 chromosome 7, ASM3005281v1, whole genome shotgun sequence includes the following:
- the LOC110666799 gene encoding pentatricopeptide repeat-containing protein At4g18975, chloroplastic isoform X1, with translation MWRSPAMSSLIGQLTRVGIARIQSPNCSYHSMVQAQVSNRNTTRSTSLLENQYDRKAKCENSDQNAGGVQKFRIGENVSRKDKINFLVNTLLDLKDSKEAVYGALDAWVAWERNFPIGSLKMVLLTLEKEQQWHRVVQVIKWMLSKGQGNTMGTYGQLIQALDKDHRAEEAHVFWLKKIGTDLHSVPWQLCKCMISIYYRNNMLENLIKLFKGLEAFDRKPPEKSIVQKVADAYEMLGMLEEKERLLQKYNDLFKEKEKEGLKKSRKTSSKKSGQSKHKPNSEALTESIQSEFIREK, from the exons ATGTGGAGATCACCAGCCATGTCTTCTCTT ATTGGCCAATTAACTCGAGTAGGTATTGCTAGGATACAAAGTCCTAACTGCAGCTACCATTCAATGGTGCAAGCTCAAGTTTCTAATAGAAATACTACAAGATCTACTTCCCTGTTAGAG AATCAATATGATCGCAAAGCTAAATGTGAGAATTCAGACCAGAATGCTGGAGGAGTGCAGAAATTCCGGATTGGGGAGAATGTTTCCAGGAAGGATAAGATCAACTTTCTTGTAAACACG CTTCTTGATCTCAAGGATAGTAAAGAGGCTGTTTATGGTGCTCTTGATGCCTGGGTTGCGTGGGAGCGCAATTTCCCTATTGGGTCACTCAAGATGGTTCTGCTCACTCTTGAAAAGGAACAGCAGTGGCACAGAGTTGTTCAG GTAATTAAATGGATGCTAAGCAAGGGGCAGGGAAATACAATGGGAACATACGGGCAGTTAATACAAGCTTTAGATAAGGACCATAGAGCAGAAGAAGCACACGTGTTTTGGTTGAAGAAAATTGGTACAGATCTTCACTCGGTGCCCTGGCAGTTGTGCAAGTGCATGATATCCATATACTATAGAAACAACATGCTAGAGAACCTCATAAAG CTTTTCAAGGGCCTAGAAGCATTTGATCGCAAACCTCCAGAAAAATCAATTGTACAGAAAGTGGCAGATGCATACGAGATGTTAGGTATGCTTGAGGAGAAAGAACGTTTACTACAAAAGTATAATGATCTTTTCAAAGAGAAGGAGAAAGAAGGCCTCAAGAAATCTAGAAAGACCTCATCTAAGAAGTCAG GGCAGAGTAAACACAAACCAAATTCGGAAGCCCTTACTGAAAGCATACAATCAGAGTTTATCAGAGAGAAATGA
- the LOC110666799 gene encoding pentatricopeptide repeat-containing protein At4g18975, chloroplastic isoform X2: protein MWRSPAMSSLIGQLTRVGIARIQSPNCSYHSMVQAQVSNRNTTRSTSLLENQYDRKAKCENSDQNAGGVQKFRIGENVSRKDKINFLVNTLLDLKDSKEAVYGALDAWVAWERNFPIGSLKMVLLTLEKEQQWHRVVQVIKWMLSKGQGNTMGTYGQLIQALDKDHRAEEAHVFWLKKIGTDLHSVPWQLCKCMISIYYRNNMLENLIKLFKGLEAFDRKPPEKSIVQKVADAYEMLGMLEEKERLLQKYNDLFKEKEKEGLKKSRKTSSKKSGNKKC, encoded by the exons ATGTGGAGATCACCAGCCATGTCTTCTCTT ATTGGCCAATTAACTCGAGTAGGTATTGCTAGGATACAAAGTCCTAACTGCAGCTACCATTCAATGGTGCAAGCTCAAGTTTCTAATAGAAATACTACAAGATCTACTTCCCTGTTAGAG AATCAATATGATCGCAAAGCTAAATGTGAGAATTCAGACCAGAATGCTGGAGGAGTGCAGAAATTCCGGATTGGGGAGAATGTTTCCAGGAAGGATAAGATCAACTTTCTTGTAAACACG CTTCTTGATCTCAAGGATAGTAAAGAGGCTGTTTATGGTGCTCTTGATGCCTGGGTTGCGTGGGAGCGCAATTTCCCTATTGGGTCACTCAAGATGGTTCTGCTCACTCTTGAAAAGGAACAGCAGTGGCACAGAGTTGTTCAG GTAATTAAATGGATGCTAAGCAAGGGGCAGGGAAATACAATGGGAACATACGGGCAGTTAATACAAGCTTTAGATAAGGACCATAGAGCAGAAGAAGCACACGTGTTTTGGTTGAAGAAAATTGGTACAGATCTTCACTCGGTGCCCTGGCAGTTGTGCAAGTGCATGATATCCATATACTATAGAAACAACATGCTAGAGAACCTCATAAAG CTTTTCAAGGGCCTAGAAGCATTTGATCGCAAACCTCCAGAAAAATCAATTGTACAGAAAGTGGCAGATGCATACGAGATGTTAGGTATGCTTGAGGAGAAAGAACGTTTACTACAAAAGTATAATGATCTTTTCAAAGAGAAGGAGAAAGAAGGCCTCAAGAAATCTAGAAAGACCTCATCTAAGAAGTCAG GAAATAAAAAGTGTTGA
- the LOC110666799 gene encoding pentatricopeptide repeat-containing protein At4g18975, chloroplastic isoform X3: MWRSPAMSSLIGQLTRVGIARIQSPNCSYHSMVQAQVSNRNTTRSTSLLENQYDRKAKCENSDQNAGGVQKFRIGENVSRKDKINFLVNTLLDLKDSKEAVYGALDAWVAWERNFPIGSLKMVLLTLEKEQQWHRVVQVIKWMLSKGQGNTMGTYGQLIQALDKDHRAEEAHVFWLKKIGTDLHSVPWQLCKCMISIYYRNNMLENLIKLFKGLEAFDRKPPEKSIVQKVADAYEMLGMLEEKERLLQKYNDLFKEKEKEGLKKSRKTSSKKSE; encoded by the exons ATGTGGAGATCACCAGCCATGTCTTCTCTT ATTGGCCAATTAACTCGAGTAGGTATTGCTAGGATACAAAGTCCTAACTGCAGCTACCATTCAATGGTGCAAGCTCAAGTTTCTAATAGAAATACTACAAGATCTACTTCCCTGTTAGAG AATCAATATGATCGCAAAGCTAAATGTGAGAATTCAGACCAGAATGCTGGAGGAGTGCAGAAATTCCGGATTGGGGAGAATGTTTCCAGGAAGGATAAGATCAACTTTCTTGTAAACACG CTTCTTGATCTCAAGGATAGTAAAGAGGCTGTTTATGGTGCTCTTGATGCCTGGGTTGCGTGGGAGCGCAATTTCCCTATTGGGTCACTCAAGATGGTTCTGCTCACTCTTGAAAAGGAACAGCAGTGGCACAGAGTTGTTCAG GTAATTAAATGGATGCTAAGCAAGGGGCAGGGAAATACAATGGGAACATACGGGCAGTTAATACAAGCTTTAGATAAGGACCATAGAGCAGAAGAAGCACACGTGTTTTGGTTGAAGAAAATTGGTACAGATCTTCACTCGGTGCCCTGGCAGTTGTGCAAGTGCATGATATCCATATACTATAGAAACAACATGCTAGAGAACCTCATAAAG CTTTTCAAGGGCCTAGAAGCATTTGATCGCAAACCTCCAGAAAAATCAATTGTACAGAAAGTGGCAGATGCATACGAGATGTTAGGTATGCTTGAGGAGAAAGAACGTTTACTACAAAAGTATAATGATCTTTTCAAAGAGAAGGAGAAAGAAGGCCTCAAGAAATCTAGAAAGACCTCATCTAAGAAGTCAG AGTAA